A single Mytilus trossulus isolate FHL-02 chromosome 12, PNRI_Mtr1.1.1.hap1, whole genome shotgun sequence DNA region contains:
- the LOC134693255 gene encoding centrosomal protein of 104 kDa-like has protein sequence MDNICIFCGERNESFTEEGLDLHYWKHCPMLKRCTNCKQVVEIATYTDHLLNECEAKNNYSKCNRCTEAIPKSEYDQHVSEKSCNAAKSSANHCPLCHQNVSSGEDGWKNHLMGKDGCKQNPRRLLSLNKNPSTGGTSKNKPKATGKNKKTPR, from the exons ATGGATAA tatTTGTATATTCTGTGGAGAAAGGAATGAAAGTTTTACAGAAGAAGGACTTGATTTACATTACTGGAAACATTGCCCTATGTTAAAACGTTGCACAAACTGTAAACAAGTGGTAGAAATAGCAACATACACAGATCATTTACTCAATGAGTGTGAGGCCAAAAATAATTACTCCAAATGTAACCGATGTACTGAAGCCATTCCAAAGTCTGAGTATGATCAGCACGTGTCGGAAAAAAGCTGTAATG ctGCCAAAAGTTCAGCCAACCACTGTCCACTTTGTCACCAGAATGTCTCATCTGGTGAAGACGGCTGGAAAAACCATCTGATGGGCAAAGATGGCTGCAAACAGAATCCTCGACGTCTCCTTTCACTAAATAAAAATCCATCAACAG GTGGTACATCAAAGAACAAACCAAAAGCCACAGGAAAGAACAAGAAGACTCCAAGATAA